The Candidatus Nitrosocosmicus franklandus genome contains a region encoding:
- a CDS encoding arginase family protein, with translation MDIFTYSNVNEVSEAEIVIIGVPDESKSHSKRKGTSKGPDILRMVTNESNFFEREGSIIPICPMRGNLNKKHIFDYGNVDRKELYRTVFDLVSNNKIPIVIGGDHSITTIILQAIGNLIGKVGLLYFDAHPDFVSSTTNYYGSVLSDSSEWIDFKESVLIGTRSAEAEELENVQKSGLEIITPLDINEKGISNILDKIKSKHHKGKKYISIDLDCLDPAYAPGVSVPSAGGISSIDLISLIKLTVSLGIVGMDIVELSPDFDVNNITSLLASRLLLESIASIKTS, from the coding sequence ATGGATATCTTTACTTACTCGAATGTGAATGAGGTTTCCGAGGCAGAAATTGTAATTATAGGCGTACCTGATGAATCAAAATCTCATTCCAAAAGAAAAGGCACGAGTAAAGGTCCAGATATTCTTAGAATGGTAACCAATGAATCAAACTTTTTTGAAAGAGAAGGAAGTATTATTCCAATTTGTCCAATGCGTGGTAATTTGAATAAGAAACACATTTTTGATTACGGTAATGTTGATAGGAAGGAGTTATACAGAACAGTATTTGATCTAGTTTCGAATAATAAGATTCCAATAGTTATAGGAGGAGACCATTCGATCACCACTATTATATTACAAGCTATCGGTAATTTGATTGGAAAAGTTGGCCTGTTATATTTTGACGCACATCCAGATTTTGTTTCCTCTACAACTAATTATTATGGATCTGTCTTAAGTGATTCATCGGAGTGGATAGACTTTAAAGAAAGCGTATTAATAGGAACAAGATCTGCGGAAGCAGAAGAATTAGAAAATGTACAAAAGTCTGGATTAGAAATTATAACACCTCTAGATATCAATGAAAAAGGAATTTCGAATATCTTGGACAAAATAAAATCAAAACATCATAAAGGCAAGAAATACATTTCCATTGATCTAGATTGTTTAGACCCTGCGTATGCACCAGGAGTTTCGGTTCCTTCTGCAGGGGGTATTTCTAGCATTGATTTAATATCGCTTATTAAATTAACAGTTAGCTTGGGTATTGTTGGCATGGACATAGTAGAACTCTCTCCTGATTTTGATGTAAATAACATAACTTCACTCCTAGCATCCAGGCTATTGCTCGAGTCTATTGCATCTATTAAAACCAGTTGA
- a CDS encoding YqaA family protein: MQVFDLIELIQGLDYSAIFLLTFVSAILIIVPIPYFPVLMTAVLVTDLDPNAIILIGALGAVTAKSIVYMISYYGANIGNLKRNFNEEEYPETFRILKKYGGVAIFLAGITPIPDNIIFIPFGMYRYSRIKFIFITFFSKLLLNTIVVWGTLIIGKPIIGNFSEVSLNMNTLIIAILISVILFSFLFILFLKIRWAVFLESFFVKIKKLRKDKS, translated from the coding sequence ATGCAAGTCTTTGATTTAATAGAGCTAATTCAAGGATTGGATTACTCTGCAATTTTTCTATTGACCTTTGTTTCTGCAATATTAATTATTGTTCCAATTCCATATTTCCCAGTTCTCATGACTGCCGTTTTGGTCACAGATTTGGATCCCAATGCAATAATTTTGATTGGGGCACTGGGGGCTGTAACCGCGAAATCTATAGTTTATATGATAAGCTATTATGGAGCAAATATAGGTAACCTAAAGAGAAACTTTAATGAAGAAGAGTATCCAGAAACCTTTAGGATTCTAAAAAAGTATGGCGGTGTGGCGATATTTTTGGCTGGAATTACTCCCATTCCTGACAATATAATCTTTATTCCATTTGGAATGTATAGATACAGTCGCATAAAGTTCATTTTCATAACTTTTTTCTCAAAATTACTTTTAAACACTATAGTAGTATGGGGGACACTGATAATCGGCAAACCCATAATTGGAAACTTTTCTGAAGTGTCATTGAATATGAATACATTAATTATTGCAATACTAATATCAGTAATTTTATTTAGTTTTCTTTTCATATTATTCTTAAAGATTAGATGGGCAGTTTTTTTGGAGAGTTTCTTTGTAAAAATTAAAAAGCTAAGAAAGGACAAGTCTTGA
- a CDS encoding SDR family NAD(P)-dependent oxidoreductase, with translation MKLDGRVAIITGASGGIGKSAAKKMLEEGSKVVLVSRDKNRLKKVVEDIGRSDNLIYAAADVSHESEVLSVIEQTLTAFDKIDILINCAAIINDPTPFHLMTEDQWSNLINVNLKGTFQPIKAVIPIMMEQKSGNIVNISSLLGMRAIPKVPFSVYGVTKAGIIMLTKSIAVEYGQYNIRCNCIAPSTIRSPIMEPYLQDENAKRMLEGSFPLKRIGEPEDVSNAILFLVSEDSNWITGSVMALDGGISAKL, from the coding sequence ATGAAACTGGATGGAAGAGTAGCTATAATTACTGGTGCATCTGGAGGCATTGGAAAATCAGCAGCTAAAAAGATGCTGGAAGAGGGTAGCAAGGTAGTTTTAGTTTCGAGAGATAAAAACAGATTAAAAAAAGTTGTCGAAGATATAGGCAGGAGTGATAATCTAATATATGCAGCAGCAGACGTTTCTCACGAATCTGAAGTATTGAGTGTTATTGAACAAACCTTAACTGCATTTGATAAAATAGATATTCTAATTAATTGTGCTGCTATAATTAACGATCCCACACCATTCCATTTAATGACCGAAGATCAGTGGAGTAATCTGATCAATGTCAACCTTAAAGGTACATTTCAGCCCATCAAAGCAGTAATTCCTATTATGATGGAACAAAAATCAGGCAACATAGTAAATATATCATCATTGTTAGGAATGAGGGCTATTCCTAAGGTACCTTTTTCAGTATATGGGGTTACAAAAGCAGGGATCATAATGCTGACGAAAAGCATAGCAGTAGAATATGGGCAATACAATATAAGATGCAATTGTATAGCACCTTCAACTATTCGAAGCCCTATAATGGAACCATATTTACAAGACGAAAATGCAAAAAGGATGTTAGAGGGATCATTCCCTTTAAAGAGGATTGGAGAACCTGAGGATGTTTCTAATGCAATTTTATTTTTAGTTTCTGAAGATTCAAATTGGATAACAGGATCCGTAATGGCTCTGGATGGAGGAATATCAGCCAAATTATGA
- the fen gene encoding flap endonuclease-1 produces MGLNLKPLVISNPIRISDLVGKVVAVDAFNVIYQFLATIRGPTGDLLTDTHGEPTSHLSGLFYRNINLLCDGVKMVYIFDGEPHELKAKEINRRKKAKEEASEKYNLAIEEGRMDDAKKFSQGTSILTSKMIEESKYLLSLLGIPYINAISEGEATAALLSKKDLAYSCVSQDYDSILFGAKRLIRNLTISGKRKIPNKNAYIDIVPEIIEYDQVLKINNITHEQLVDIGILIGTDFNPNGFNGIGPKNALKLIQKYKKLEDIEKIKDELSNTPYKEIREIFLNPNVANIEDLNIQFKDLEKEKILKYLCDEKSFSMERVANYLRRLEKNVIKKSESLDKWF; encoded by the coding sequence ATGGGTTTGAATTTGAAGCCACTGGTTATTTCTAATCCTATTAGAATTTCCGATTTGGTTGGAAAGGTAGTCGCGGTCGATGCATTTAATGTAATTTATCAATTCTTGGCAACGATCAGAGGTCCAACTGGAGATTTACTTACAGATACTCACGGAGAACCTACGAGTCATCTTAGCGGACTTTTTTATAGGAACATAAATTTACTTTGTGACGGAGTTAAGATGGTATATATTTTTGACGGGGAACCCCATGAATTGAAAGCCAAAGAAATCAATAGAAGGAAAAAGGCTAAGGAAGAAGCTTCTGAAAAATATAATCTGGCCATAGAGGAGGGAAGGATGGATGATGCAAAAAAATTTAGTCAGGGTACTTCAATTTTAACTTCCAAAATGATTGAGGAATCAAAATACTTGTTATCCTTACTGGGAATTCCATATATAAATGCAATATCTGAAGGAGAAGCAACTGCAGCATTGTTGTCAAAGAAGGATCTGGCTTACTCGTGTGTAAGTCAAGATTATGACTCTATATTGTTTGGTGCAAAAAGATTAATAAGAAATTTGACTATTAGTGGGAAACGGAAGATCCCAAATAAAAACGCGTATATAGATATTGTCCCTGAAATCATAGAATATGATCAAGTCTTAAAAATCAATAATATAACCCATGAACAACTAGTAGATATTGGAATCCTTATTGGAACCGATTTTAATCCTAATGGATTTAATGGCATTGGTCCTAAAAATGCTTTAAAACTAATTCAAAAATATAAGAAACTCGAGGATATAGAAAAAATAAAAGATGAATTATCAAATACTCCATATAAGGAAATTAGAGAGATTTTTTTGAATCCTAATGTTGCTAATATTGAGGATCTAAATATCCAATTTAAGGATTTAGAGAAAGAAAAAATATTGAAATATCTTTGCGATGAGAAAAGTTTCTCTATGGAAAGAGTTGCTAATTACCTAAGAAGACTGGAAAAAAATGTTATAAAAAAAAGCGAGTCTCTTGACAAATGGTTTTGA